CTTCTTGGTTGGTACGGTGAAGACCCTCTCTAAACCTTGTCTTTAGTTCTTCGGAAGAGGAAACGGCAAAGGCACGCGTGGGTGCGACCTCGCAAAATAAGTCGTAATTGTTCTTTACGGCCGATAGGGTCTCTTTGGCCACTCGAAGCCTTGCCCCTGTAGCCACGAGAACACATGCTAAGACGCTCTCCGGATAGTCAACCGCAAAAACCTGTGCTATGCCTCCACCCATGGAATGGCCTACCAGGATGAGTTTCTCCAAGCTCAAGGTATCGGTGAAGTCTTTCACAAAGTCCGTGTATTCGGTGATGCTTCTGTAGCCGTTACCCTCGGATTTGCCGTGTCCGGGAAGGTCTATTATGAGAATATTAAACCGGGGATGGCTTCTAAGGATATCAACCTGATATTCCCACGTGGCAGTGCTCTGCCCGGCCCCGTGAATCATTAAAACGGTAGGGCGGGATTTCGTGAAATCGTCTCCTGAAATGTAATGAGTGTTTAATCCTCGAACTGTGATTGATGGCATTGTTGTTCCATGAATTATTAATGTAGAGACGCATGGCCATGCGTCTCTGCGGACAAATTAATCTGTCAATCTTTTCACAAACGAATCATATTCTCCCTGGCTGATTCCCGATATTTTAATAATCTTTAATCTCGACTTCTGTCCCTTCACTATCTCCACCCCTGATTTTGAAACACCGAATTCCTCAGCAATGATTTCTTTAAGTCTCTCGTTTGCTTTTCCTCCTTCAGGAGGGGCAGTAACCCTTATTTTTATTCTTCCGCTCTGATAAGCGGTTATCTCGTCACGAGATGACTTCGGTTGAACCTGGACTTCGATGATGATAGTGGGTCCTTCTTTTGAACCTGCCATTAATATCCCTTGCTTTAGTAATGTAAAGACGTATGGCCATGCGGCTTTACATTACTAAAAGTTTCCCGATTTTATCCTGGCTCCCAACTCCGATAGGCTTCCCACCAGAAACGTATCCAGAAAATATATTGCTACGAAAACCAAAATAGGAGAGAGGTCTATTCCACCTAGTGGCGGTATGACCCTCCTTGCATGTCTAAGCACTGGTTCCGTGGCTTTATAAAGAAAACTCACTATGGGGTTATAAGGGTCCGGGTTTACCCAGGAAATAACTACCCTTATGATTATAATCCACATGTAGATGTACAGTATGTAATGCAGTGCTAGTGCTATGGCCATAACGAAATTCCCAAGAATGAACATTATTTTCCTCCCTTGGATAGTTCTTTTGAGCGTCGGGTAGCGGACTCGACAGCGGAGATTACGCTACCTCTTAATCCATGTACTTCTAGTTCTTTTATCCCTTCTATGGTCGTCCCTCCGGGGGATGAAACCTTGTCCTTAAGCTCGGCGGGATGAATGCCGCTTTCGAGCACCATTTTGGCGGTTCCGTAGACAGTCTGGGCAGCCAGGTTAAGGGCCATATCTCTGGAAAGCCCCATTTTGACGCCGCCGTCGGAAAGCGCCTCTATGAACATAGCCACATAGGCCGGGCCGCTGCCGCTAAGACCGGTAACTGCGTCTAATAGTTCCTCATTCTCTATAATGTGGACGACCCCTATGGATTGGAAGATGTGCTTAATCTTCTCCCTTTCCTCTCTGGTTATTAGAGAATTACAATAGACTACCGAAGCCCCGGCGAGCACCAAGGCTGGCGTGTTGGGCATCACTCGAGCTATCTTTGTTTTCTTTTTTATAAACCGAGAGATAAAAGAAGTGGTAATGCCGGCAGCAATGGAGATGAGAATCTTTCTGGAAGTTAGAAGTGTTTTTATCTCGTCGAGGACTACACCGATCAGATTCGGCTTCACGGCGAGTACTACGAGGTCCGATGATTTAGCAACTTCATTATTATTCGATGTGGTTCTAACGTGGTATTGAGACGATATGAAGTTTAGTCTTTCAGTTACTACATCACTCATGATGATTTGGTCATTCTTGAACACATCCGACGACAAAAGTCCTTTCACCAGAGCCTCAGCCATATTACCCGCGCCTATGAAACCGATCTTCATCTGCATATATTTTCTCCGAATAATTCAGACACTAATAAACACGGATTGCCACGAATAAAGTGATACAAGACTTCGTCGTGAGCTCAGTCGAACGATGCATGATGCACGATAGACCTGTCCTTTATCTTGAATCCTGCATCTTTCATCGTGTATCCTGCTTTTTTTCATTCGTGTCTATTTATTTCCATTTCATCCACACTGCGGATTAAATACTGCTCGTGTTAATTCGCGGCCAATGTTTCTTTCCTCGGCCCAAAAATTGCCGTTCCAATCCTGACGATTGTGGCCCCTTCTTCGACGGCCACCTCAAAATCCCCGCTCATCCCCATGGAAAGTTCTTTGAGGCTTGGGAATCCGGAGATAAGCCTCTCTCTAAGTTTTCTAAGCTGTATAAAATAGGGCCTTGCCATCTCCGGTTTGTCAAAATAGGGAGGCATGGTCATGAGTCCTTCCACGGTGATATGAGAAAACCTCCTCAGCTCTAACAGAAAGCTCTCCACCTGCTCCGGCCTGATTCCACCCTTTGCCTCTTCTCCTCCGATGTTTACTTCGAGGAGAACCGGTACTTTTATTCCCAATTTTTCGGCCCTCTTGTTTATCTCTTCAGCAACCGAAAGGCTATCCAGAGAATGAATAAGCTCCACTCTACCCAAAATGTATTTAACTTTATTCTTCTGGAGACGGCCTATGAAGTGCCATTTGATTTTTTTTTCGAGGGCTTTTTCGACTATATCGTGCTTATCCCTAAGCTCCTGTGCGTAGTTTTCTCCAAATATATCAACTCCGCATCTAGTGGCCTCTATTATCCTCTCCGGGTCAACCTCCTTGGTGACGGCGAGAAGCCTTATCTCCTCCGGGTTCCTTCCAGCCCTTTTAGCGGCCCTTTCAATTCTCTCTCGTATGATTTTCAGATTTTCGGCTATTTCCATCTTCTTCAAACAACTTTAGAATTCCCAGTTTTGTGAGTGCGTCGACTAGCTGGGAAAGAGGAAGCCCTACGACATTGGTGTAAGAGCCTTTTATTTCCTCTATCATGAACGCTCCCACACCCTGAGCGCCATAGGCTCCCGCTTTATCCATCGGTTCGCCGGTTTTAATGTAACCTTCTATTTCCCATGGTGCAAGGGTTTTAATCCTGACCCTGCTCTCTGCAGTCTCCCTGTGCAGAATCTCCCTTTTTGGCTTTACGATGGAGAAGGCGGTAATGACCTGGTGCTCCCTCCCCGAAATCCTCTCAAGCATATATTTAGCCTCTTCTTTATTCCTGGGCTTGCCCAGTATTTCTTCATCAACAACTACAATTGTATCTGCGCCAATCACTACGCAATTGCTCTCTAGACCCTGGGCCACGGACAGAGGTTTTTTCCGTTGAAACTCTGAGCGCAAAATCGGCCGGTGATTCGTCCTTGAGCGGAACTTCGTCCACGAAGGGGGGAATAACCTCAAATTCTATTCCCAGTTTCGCGAGGAGTTCCTTTCTTCTGGGAGATGATGATGCGAGGATTATCTTCTTATACATTGTTGGCCTATAAATATAGCATAGTCATGAATTATGCTGTATTGCGGGCCCTATCTAGTTCTGGATTCCCGCTTCCGCGGGAATGACAAGCTCCTGTTTGGCTTCTTCACAACGATTATGTAGTAGGGGCGCCCCGCCGGGCCGCCCCTAGCTATTCATGCTCATACGGAAACTTGAAAACCGCCGGGAGACTGAATAAAATCATTCCTACTTCAAATTAAGTTTATGAAATATAGAAAGGGTGTGTCTTTGAGGGAGTTATATAATCAGGGAAAAGAGGTAATTAGACAATCGGGTATAGAGAATCCGGAACTGGAGGCGTTTTTACTTCTGGCTAAGGCTTTGAGCATTGAAGTAAAAGACATCTATTCCCATCCGGAAAGAGAATTCGGGCCGGAAGAGGTCGAGGAATTCAACCGATTGCTGGAAAGAAGGATAAAAAGGGAACCGATGGCCTATATACTGGGTGAAAAGGAATTTTATTCAAGGTCTTTTTTGGTGACACCCGATGTGTTAATTCCTAGGCCGGAAACGGAGGTTCTGGTGGAAGAGGCGTTAAAAATTCTAGAGAATTTTACTTCCCCTTCGATAATCG
The nucleotide sequence above comes from Thermodesulfobacteriota bacterium. Encoded proteins:
- a CDS encoding YggS family pyridoxal phosphate-dependent enzyme, whose protein sequence is MEIAENLKIIRERIERAAKRAGRNPEEIRLLAVTKEVDPERIIEATRCGVDIFGENYAQELRDKHDIVEKALEKKIKWHFIGRLQKNKVKYILGRVELIHSLDSLSVAEEINKRAEKLGIKVPVLLEVNIGGEEAKGGIRPEQVESFLLELRRFSHITVEGLMTMPPYFDKPEMARPYFIQLRKLRERLISGFPSLKELSMGMSGDFEVAVEEGATIVRIGTAIFGPRKETLAAN
- a CDS encoding Maf family protein, which produces MIGADTIVVVDEEILGKPRNKEEAKYMLERISGREHQVITAFSIVKPKREILHRETAESRVRIKTLAPWEIEGYIKTGEPMDKAGAYGAQGVGAFMIEEIKGSYTNVVGLPLSQLVDALTKLGILKLFEEDGNSRKSENHTREN
- a CDS encoding DUF167 domain-containing protein, which translates into the protein MAGSKEGPTIIIEVQVQPKSSRDEITAYQSGRIKIRVTAPPEGGKANERLKEIIAEEFGVSKSGVEIVKGQKSRLKIIKISGISQGEYDSFVKRLTD
- a CDS encoding YggT family protein yields the protein MFILGNFVMAIALALHYILYIYMWIIIIRVVISWVNPDPYNPIVSFLYKATEPVLRHARRVIPPLGGIDLSPILVFVAIYFLDTFLVGSLSELGARIKSGNF
- the proC gene encoding pyrroline-5-carboxylate reductase yields the protein MQMKIGFIGAGNMAEALVKGLLSSDVFKNDQIIMSDVVTERLNFISSQYHVRTTSNNNEVAKSSDLVVLAVKPNLIGVVLDEIKTLLTSRKILISIAAGITTSFISRFIKKKTKIARVMPNTPALVLAGASVVYCNSLITREEREKIKHIFQSIGVVHIIENEELLDAVTGLSGSGPAYVAMFIEALSDGGVKMGLSRDMALNLAAQTVYGTAKMVLESGIHPAELKDKVSSPGGTTIEGIKELEVHGLRGSVISAVESATRRSKELSKGGK
- a CDS encoding alpha/beta hydrolase, whose translation is MPSITVRGLNTHYISGDDFTKSRPTVLMIHGAGQSTATWEYQVDILRSHPRFNILIIDLPGHGKSEGNGYRSITEYTDFVKDFTDTLSLEKLILVGHSMGGGIAQVFAVDYPESVLACVLVATGARLRVAKETLSAVKNNYDLFCEVAPTRAFAVSSSEELKTRFREGLHRTNQEVSYWDLMACDEFDIINELGEIKVPTLIISGEEDILTPVKYGEYLSQNISNSKLHVINGVGHFMMQEKPDDFNRVLLEFLNSL
- a CDS encoding Maf family protein, which codes for MYKKIILASSSPRRKELLAKLGIEFEVIPPFVDEVPLKDESPADFALRVSTEKTSVRGPGSREQLRSDWRRYNCSC